From the genome of Kaistella daneshvariae, one region includes:
- a CDS encoding gamma carbonic anhydrase family protein: MAIVKELLGKKPLIGADTFLAETATIIGDVTMGTECSIWYNAVVRGDVHYIKMGDKVNVQDSVMLHCTYEKFPLNIGNNVSIGHNAIVHGCTIHDNVLIGMGAIVMDDCLVESNSIVGAGSVVTQGTHIKSGEVWAGAPARKIKDISAELLQGEVNRIADNYVKYSSWYKDPEKYPAI, encoded by the coding sequence ATGGCAATTGTAAAAGAACTTTTAGGAAAAAAACCGCTTATCGGCGCTGATACTTTTTTAGCAGAAACCGCAACCATCATCGGCGACGTAACCATGGGTACGGAATGCAGTATTTGGTATAATGCGGTGGTTCGCGGCGATGTGCATTATATTAAAATGGGTGATAAAGTGAACGTTCAGGACAGTGTCATGCTGCACTGTACTTATGAAAAATTTCCTTTGAATATCGGCAATAATGTTTCGATTGGTCACAACGCCATCGTTCATGGCTGCACGATTCATGACAATGTGCTGATCGGTATGGGCGCAATCGTGATGGACGATTGTTTGGTTGAAAGCAATTCCATTGTTGGTGCCGGTTCTGTGGTAACGCAGGGAACGCACATTAAGTCCGGTGAAGTCTGGGCGGGTGCGCCAGCGAGAAAAATCAAAGATATTTCCGCGGAGCTTCTGCAAGGTGAAGTCAACCGCATCGCTGATAATTACGTGAAATATTCGTCCTGGTATAAGGATCCTGAAAAATACCCTGCTATTTAA
- a CDS encoding NifU family protein — translation MRPIIIEPTENPKVMKFVADYNLIPGSLELDRDSDFTEIPLARELFKYPFVERIFITANFIAVAKQDGVAWENVAEPLQHIIEDELHQNPRIYQQKNSQEYLIYAEMTPNPMVMKFVSSKPLLDGFIEVKSPLEAADVPLAQAIFGEFDFAREVFISDNFVAVTKNVSVEWHEVMVKVRDFVANYLQNGGKVSNTAAKKHESPAAATVAKREYTETEQKISDILDEYVAPAVAGDGGKISLMEYDAETKTAKMLLQGACSGCPSSTATLKGGIENLLKQFVPELVEKVEAVNG, via the coding sequence ATGAGACCAATTATTATAGAACCGACTGAGAATCCGAAAGTGATGAAGTTTGTAGCAGACTACAACCTGATTCCGGGATCTTTGGAACTCGACCGCGATTCAGACTTTACAGAAATACCTTTAGCGCGCGAGCTTTTTAAATATCCTTTCGTGGAACGCATATTCATTACAGCAAATTTTATTGCTGTAGCGAAACAGGACGGCGTTGCCTGGGAAAATGTTGCGGAACCACTTCAGCATATCATTGAAGATGAATTACACCAAAATCCCCGTATTTACCAGCAAAAAAATTCCCAGGAATATTTGATATACGCTGAGATGACGCCGAATCCGATGGTGATGAAATTTGTGTCCAGCAAACCTTTGCTGGATGGTTTTATCGAAGTAAAATCGCCGCTGGAAGCTGCTGATGTGCCTTTGGCGCAAGCTATTTTTGGTGAATTCGACTTTGCCAGAGAAGTTTTTATTTCTGATAATTTCGTGGCGGTGACCAAAAATGTTTCGGTTGAATGGCACGAAGTGATGGTAAAAGTGCGTGATTTTGTGGCAAATTATCTGCAAAATGGCGGAAAAGTTTCCAACACGGCAGCGAAAAAGCATGAAAGTCCTGCCGCAGCGACCGTAGCAAAACGCGAATACACGGAAACGGAACAGAAAATTTCTGATATTTTAGACGAATACGTAGCACCCGCAGTGGCAGGTGACGGCGGCAAAATTTCATTAATGGAATATGACGCGGAAACCAAAACCGCAAAAATGCTTTTGCAGGGCGCCTGTTCTGGCTGCCCAAGTTCTACCGCGACGCTGAAAGGCGGAATTGAAAATCTTTTGAAGCAGTTTGTACCAGAATTGGTGGAGAAAGTTGAAGCGGTGAATGGGTAA
- a CDS encoding GxxExxY protein, which translates to MITQSYLTDLTYKINGACIEVHKILGPGLLEKVYHEALLEEFSLQGIKFKSEHFVEVNYKGKKLNCDYKCDFLIEDVIVLEIKSVKALDDIHRAKLLNYMNLLKVPKGILINFNVKNIYHEGQETFVNEFYKKLF; encoded by the coding sequence ATGATAACGCAATCTTATCTCACAGATCTGACTTACAAAATAAATGGAGCTTGCATTGAGGTTCATAAAATTTTAGGACCGGGATTATTGGAAAAGGTTTATCATGAGGCATTATTAGAGGAATTTTCTTTGCAGGGAATTAAATTCAAATCAGAACATTTCGTTGAAGTCAACTATAAAGGGAAAAAATTAAATTGCGACTATAAATGCGATTTTCTTATTGAAGACGTAATCGTGCTGGAAATTAAATCGGTAAAAGCGCTTGACGATATTCATCGTGCAAAACTTTTAAATTATATGAATTTGCTGAAAGTTCCAAAAGGAATTTTGATCAACTTTAATGTTAAAAATATTTATCACGAAGGACAGGAAACTTTTGTTAATGAATTTTACAAAAAGCTATTTTAG
- the hemH gene encoding ferrochelatase: protein MSKKGILLVNLGSPKSTKVEDVREYLDEFLMDEKVIDYRWFFRTLLVRGIILNTRPKKSAEAYKTVWTDEGSPLIFITERIKKKLEKMVEVPVEIGMRYAEPSIETGIRKLTDQGVTEIVLFPLYPQYAMSTTETVIDKAEEVRKKHFPDIKINYIQPFYNREIYIDCLAESIREKLPENFDALQFSYHGVPERHIYKTDPTNTCNLNDCCSRDQNPSHQFCYRHQCFKVTEEVIKKLNLPKEKVMVTFQSRLGNDKWMEPYTDETLESLGKKGIKNLAIVCPAFVSDCLETLEEISVEGKEQFLHGGGENFHYIPCLNDEDRWIEVVKTLCEEKLNEFYLV, encoded by the coding sequence ATGTCTAAAAAAGGAATTTTACTTGTGAACCTCGGGTCTCCGAAATCGACGAAAGTTGAAGATGTAAGGGAGTATCTGGATGAGTTTTTAATGGATGAAAAAGTGATCGATTACCGCTGGTTTTTCCGGACTTTGCTGGTACGCGGTATCATTTTGAACACGCGGCCGAAAAAATCCGCGGAAGCCTACAAAACGGTGTGGACAGACGAAGGTTCGCCGCTGATTTTCATCACCGAACGAATTAAGAAAAAACTCGAAAAAATGGTCGAAGTGCCGGTAGAAATTGGGATGCGCTACGCGGAACCCAGCATAGAAACCGGAATCCGAAAGTTAACTGACCAAGGCGTGACTGAAATCGTGCTTTTCCCACTGTATCCCCAATATGCGATGAGCACCACCGAAACGGTAATCGACAAAGCTGAGGAAGTTCGCAAAAAACATTTCCCGGACATTAAGATCAATTATATTCAGCCGTTTTATAACCGCGAAATTTACATCGACTGTCTTGCAGAAAGCATCCGCGAGAAATTGCCGGAAAATTTCGATGCGTTGCAGTTCTCATATCACGGCGTTCCGGAAAGGCATATTTACAAAACCGATCCCACCAATACTTGTAACCTGAACGATTGCTGCTCGCGCGACCAAAACCCAAGTCACCAGTTTTGCTACCGCCACCAGTGTTTTAAAGTGACCGAAGAAGTCATTAAAAAACTGAATTTACCAAAAGAAAAAGTGATGGTAACCTTCCAGTCACGCCTTGGAAACGACAAATGGATGGAGCCGTATACGGACGAAACTTTAGAAAGTTTGGGCAAAAAAGGCATCAAAAATCTGGCGATCGTTTGCCCGGCTTTTGTGTCAGACTGTCTGGAAACATTGGAAGAAATTTCCGTGGAAGGAAAAGAGCAGTTTCTGCACGGCGGCGGTGAAAACTTCCATTATATCCCGTGTTTGAATGATGAAGACCGCTGGATTGAAGTGGTGAAAACCTTGTGCGAAGAAAAGCTGAATGAATTTTATTTGGTGTAA
- a CDS encoding type IX secretion system plug protein — MKFFRLFLLLFCSLLFAQDIRSVQLFNPQTNDETAVIGFNEQLILRFDDLSNSSTIYRYTIKHFDRNWQEDNLFFTEFANGSLNGLIDQFQYSFNTLQPYTHYSLTFPNEKIQPKISGNFKIIVYQNSPEKPLFTKRFSVVENGANVALNISRTSDIRNKLVNQRVEVQAIDNGSSMNSNLNSLSINVLQNNNWETGIYNQKPSSTLGNKVLFQQMNLAFPGNNEFYYFDNKNMNQPFDMVAQTETLEGINYTYLHPVWAFPLNYQYQPDVNGAFYFRRNDLGIERNADKEADYSWVYFALDSEKTDKEIFVLGAFNEYLPSRENQMFYDETSQKYLAKIYLKQGFYNYILATKNPDNSLNFGEINGNFWQTENLYQAFLYYTPFGRNYDGLLGYGEFRAARN; from the coding sequence ATGAAATTTTTCCGCCTTTTTCTATTGCTTTTTTGCTCGCTTCTATTCGCGCAGGATATCCGCAGCGTACAGCTTTTCAATCCGCAAACCAACGATGAAACAGCGGTCATTGGTTTTAATGAACAGTTGATTTTACGCTTCGATGATTTATCAAACTCTAGCACAATTTACCGCTACACCATCAAGCATTTCGACAGAAATTGGCAGGAAGACAACCTTTTTTTTACTGAATTTGCCAACGGCAGTTTGAACGGCTTAATCGACCAGTTTCAGTATTCATTCAACACTTTGCAACCGTACACGCATTATTCTTTAACTTTTCCGAACGAGAAAATCCAGCCTAAAATCTCCGGAAATTTTAAAATAATCGTTTACCAGAATTCTCCGGAAAAACCTTTGTTTACCAAGCGGTTTTCAGTGGTGGAAAACGGCGCAAATGTCGCGCTGAATATTTCCCGTACTTCCGACATCCGAAATAAACTGGTGAACCAAAGGGTAGAAGTGCAGGCAATTGATAACGGTTCTTCGATGAATTCAAACCTCAATTCGCTTTCCATCAACGTGCTTCAAAACAACAACTGGGAAACAGGAATTTACAACCAAAAACCCAGCTCAACCTTAGGAAATAAAGTGCTTTTTCAGCAGATGAATTTGGCTTTTCCGGGAAATAATGAATTTTATTATTTCGATAACAAAAATATGAATCAGCCCTTTGATATGGTGGCGCAAACCGAAACGTTGGAGGGAATTAATTACACTTATCTTCATCCGGTGTGGGCTTTTCCGCTGAATTATCAATATCAGCCGGATGTCAACGGCGCTTTTTATTTCCGAAGAAACGATCTCGGAATCGAAAGAAACGCCGACAAAGAAGCCGATTATTCCTGGGTGTATTTTGCCTTGGATTCCGAAAAAACTGATAAAGAAATTTTCGTTCTCGGCGCTTTTAACGAATACCTTCCGAGCAGAGAAAACCAAATGTTCTACGATGAAACTTCACAAAAATATCTGGCAAAAATCTATCTGAAACAAGGTTTTTACAACTATATTCTGGCCACAAAAAATCCCGATAATTCGCTAAATTTTGGCGAAATCAACGGGAATTTTTGGCAGACAGAAAATCTCTATCAGGCATTTTTATATTACACGCCTTTCGGCAGAAACTACGATGGTTTGCTGGGATATGGTGAATTTCGCGCCGCGCGGAATTAA
- a CDS encoding MBL fold metallo-hydrolase, with protein sequence MLQIQSFVFNPFSENTYVVFNDEKHAFIIDPGNFAEKETEVLNKFIEEKELKIQNILLTHAHIDHVLGLQKMYDLYKVPVLMHEIEKEILDRNPMDANRFGFFFKPFEGEISYVKENEKISLGKDEFKILYLPGHSPGSIAFHSENQKFVISGDVLFEGSIGRTDLYKGNSEELLKSISEKLFTLDEETQVFNGHGNPTTIGFEKSYNPFFR encoded by the coding sequence ATGTTGCAGATTCAGTCTTTTGTTTTCAATCCCTTTTCCGAAAATACGTATGTCGTTTTTAATGATGAAAAGCATGCGTTTATTATCGATCCGGGAAATTTCGCGGAAAAGGAAACGGAAGTTTTAAATAAATTTATCGAGGAAAAAGAGCTGAAAATTCAGAATATTTTATTGACGCACGCGCATATCGACCATGTTTTGGGTTTGCAAAAAATGTATGATTTATATAAAGTTCCGGTTTTAATGCATGAAATTGAAAAAGAAATCCTGGACAGAAATCCGATGGACGCAAACCGTTTTGGATTTTTCTTCAAACCTTTTGAGGGTGAAATTTCTTATGTGAAGGAAAATGAAAAAATCAGCCTTGGAAAAGACGAATTTAAGATTTTGTATCTTCCGGGACATTCGCCAGGCAGCATTGCTTTTCACTCAGAAAATCAAAAATTTGTGATTTCCGGTGATGTACTTTTTGAAGGAAGTATCGGCCGAACCGATTTGTATAAAGGAAATTCGGAGGAATTGTTGAAAAGCATTTCCGAAAAACTCTTCACTTTAGACGAAGAAACGCAGGTTTTCAACGGACACGGAAATCCGACCACGATTGGGTTTGAGAAAAGCTATAATCCTTTTTTTAGGTAA
- a CDS encoding thioredoxin family protein, giving the protein MSDTLSNMLELGTKAPFFELPNPSQSNETQSLEDLKGEKGTLVFFMCNHCPFVLHVIDKLAELYEDYQEQGIEFIAINSNNSEKYPADSPEKMIEFQHERKFDFPYLYDESQAVAKAYNAACTPDFYFFDEKLDLVYRGQMDDSRPGNQKEITGEDLIIAFENLLAGAPQEDFQKPSMGCSIKWK; this is encoded by the coding sequence ATGTCAGATACACTTTCAAATATGCTCGAACTCGGCACAAAAGCGCCGTTTTTTGAACTTCCGAATCCATCACAAAGCAACGAAACTCAGTCGCTTGAAGATTTAAAAGGCGAGAAAGGCACACTTGTATTTTTCATGTGCAACCATTGTCCGTTTGTGCTTCACGTCATCGATAAACTGGCGGAACTTTATGAAGATTATCAGGAACAGGGAATTGAATTTATCGCCATTAATTCCAACAATTCTGAAAAATATCCGGCAGATTCACCGGAGAAAATGATTGAATTTCAGCATGAAAGAAAATTTGATTTTCCGTATTTATATGATGAAAGTCAAGCGGTTGCAAAAGCATATAACGCTGCCTGCACACCGGATTTTTACTTTTTCGATGAAAAATTGGACTTGGTTTACCGCGGTCAGATGGACGATTCACGCCCCGGAAATCAAAAAGAAATCACCGGCGAAGATTTAATCATAGCTTTCGAAAATCTTTTGGCAGGCGCGCCACAGGAAGATTTCCAAAAACCAAGCATGGGTTGTAGTATTAAGTGGAAGTAA
- the miaA gene encoding tRNA (adenosine(37)-N6)-dimethylallyltransferase MiaA, protein MKTLISIVGTTGIGKTKLAIDLAKHFETEIISCDSRQFFQEMKIGTATPSPEELAEAPHHFIANLSVQEYYSIGQYEKDALEKLNQLFQTNDIVVLVGGSMMYEKAVIDGLHELPEANPKNQAELERIFADEGLEKLQNILSDLDPEYFAKVDTENPRRLFRAIDIIWQTGKTYTENISAQRKNRDFNVVRIGIQAPREVIYDRINRRVDQMLENGLLQEAESLIPFRNLTALQTVGYSELFKYFDKTWTLDFAVEEIKKNSRRFAKRQLTWYRKEENINWGNFENSLAESLSLLQSLNLKK, encoded by the coding sequence GTGAAAACCCTTATATCCATCGTCGGAACCACCGGAATTGGCAAAACAAAACTCGCCATCGATTTGGCGAAACATTTCGAAACCGAAATTATTTCCTGCGATTCGAGGCAATTTTTCCAGGAAATGAAAATTGGTACCGCCACGCCATCGCCCGAAGAATTGGCTGAAGCTCCGCATCATTTTATCGCAAACCTCAGTGTTCAGGAGTATTATTCCATCGGACAATATGAAAAAGACGCCTTGGAAAAATTAAATCAACTTTTTCAGACCAACGATATTGTTGTTTTAGTCGGCGGCAGCATGATGTACGAAAAAGCGGTAATAGACGGACTTCACGAACTGCCCGAGGCAAATCCGAAAAATCAGGCCGAATTAGAGCGAATTTTTGCAGACGAAGGACTTGAAAAACTTCAGAATATTCTTTCCGATTTAGACCCGGAATATTTCGCCAAAGTCGATACCGAAAATCCGCGCCGCCTTTTCCGCGCCATCGATATCATCTGGCAAACCGGGAAAACCTATACCGAAAATATTTCCGCTCAAAGAAAAAACCGCGACTTCAACGTTGTCAGAATTGGAATACAAGCGCCACGCGAAGTTATTTACGACCGGATCAACCGCCGCGTCGACCAAATGTTGGAAAATGGCTTGCTTCAGGAAGCAGAATCTTTAATCCCTTTCAGAAATCTTACCGCTTTGCAAACCGTTGGTTATTCCGAACTCTTTAAATATTTCGACAAAACCTGGACTTTAGATTTCGCTGTGGAAGAAATTAAAAAAAATTCCCGCCGTTTTGCGAAACGCCAGCTCACCTGGTACCGAAAAGAAGAAAACATCAACTGGGGAAATTTTGAAAATTCCCTCGCGGAATCCTTATCTTTGCTTCAGTCTTTAAACCTCAAAAAATAA
- a CDS encoding YkvA family protein, which translates to MKLSKIQLAKEAFKHKGFISKIPVIMRMIKSATKKGGYKPHFKNIIVPGLVLVYLISPIDFLPDFIPVIGVLDDIALLAFAIPLLIKEAEKFVAWEASQTENKVIDAEIVR; encoded by the coding sequence ATGAAATTATCAAAAATTCAGTTGGCCAAAGAAGCATTTAAACACAAAGGATTTATTTCTAAAATCCCGGTGATTATGCGCATGATCAAATCGGCCACCAAAAAAGGCGGTTACAAGCCGCATTTCAAAAACATAATTGTTCCCGGTCTGGTGCTCGTATATTTAATTTCCCCCATCGATTTTCTGCCGGACTTTATCCCGGTAATCGGCGTTTTAGATGATATTGCACTGCTCGCATTTGCAATACCGCTGCTGATTAAGGAAGCCGAAAAGTTTGTCGCCTGGGAAGCTTCCCAAACGGAAAACAAAGTAATTGACGCCGAGATTGTTCGATAA
- a CDS encoding TlpA family protein disulfide reductase, with the protein MDFFRKNAFFIIAMVFVAILYLFPSVKLKLKDLFFPIAEIENAVTLSDEDYNIQLKGINVPDTNLKTLKGEKLVFLNFWGTWCPPCREEWPTIEKLYQTKKDKVDFVLIAMQDKEQDVVEFMKKNNYTVPVYIAQSPITNHVLPKVFPTTFLLDKNGRILLKEDGTKDWNSKSVHEFIDNVTQ; encoded by the coding sequence ATGGATTTTTTCAGGAAAAACGCCTTTTTTATTATCGCCATGGTTTTCGTGGCCATTCTTTACCTTTTCCCTTCGGTGAAATTAAAACTGAAAGATTTGTTCTTTCCAATAGCGGAAATTGAAAATGCGGTGACGTTAAGTGATGAAGATTACAATATTCAGCTGAAAGGCATCAATGTTCCCGACACCAACCTTAAAACTTTAAAAGGTGAAAAACTGGTTTTCCTGAATTTCTGGGGAACGTGGTGTCCGCCGTGTCGTGAAGAATGGCCGACCATCGAAAAACTCTACCAGACTAAAAAAGATAAAGTAGATTTCGTGCTGATTGCGATGCAGGATAAAGAGCAAGATGTGGTGGAATTCATGAAGAAAAACAATTACACCGTTCCGGTTTACATTGCGCAAAGTCCGATCACTAATCATGTCCTGCCAAAGGTTTTTCCGACTACTTTCCTGCTGGATAAAAATGGCAGAATTTTGCTGAAAGAAGACGGTACGAAGGATTGGAATTCCAAATCCGTCCACGAATTCATCGACAATGTAACCCAGTAA
- a CDS encoding thioredoxin family protein, which translates to MNSTTVDPQKNTFQNLQNYWLNALTFEEYMQEATERATNNNIENDPYQEYYELGLQRMNRTLKTFKLDSEQLQRAEAKNFEGKILIISEPWCGDASATVPAVSKFFEAMGNEVRVFLRDRDTSLIDQFLTNGTQSIPKVIVLDENFHVKSNWGPRPQYGNDLLKKFKENPETYPREDFYNDLQVYYSRNKGKDAIGEIITLL; encoded by the coding sequence ATGAATTCAACAACAGTAGACCCACAAAAAAATACTTTTCAAAATCTCCAGAATTACTGGCTGAATGCACTTACTTTCGAAGAATACATGCAGGAAGCAACAGAGAGAGCCACCAATAACAATATCGAAAATGATCCGTATCAGGAATATTACGAATTAGGTTTGCAGCGAATGAACAGAACGCTGAAAACTTTTAAACTGGACTCAGAACAGCTGCAAAGAGCGGAAGCAAAAAATTTTGAAGGCAAAATCCTGATTATTTCCGAACCTTGGTGCGGAGACGCCAGCGCGACAGTGCCTGCGGTATCCAAGTTTTTTGAAGCGATGGGAAATGAAGTCCGTGTTTTTTTACGAGACCGCGATACTTCGCTTATCGACCAGTTTTTAACCAACGGAACGCAATCCATTCCAAAAGTAATTGTCCTGGATGAAAACTTTCATGTAAAATCGAATTGGGGTCCGCGTCCGCAATACGGAAACGACTTGTTGAAAAAATTCAAAGAAAATCCGGAAACTTATCCGCGTGAAGATTTTTACAATGATTTGCAGGTTTACTATTCGCGAAACAAAGGTAAAGACGCCATCGGGGAAATTATTACTTTGCTTTAA
- the aroC gene encoding chorismate synthase, translating into MFNLGNFLTLSTFGESHGAAYGGIITNFPAGLEVDLEKVQHQLDRRRPGQSAIVTQRKESDEVKFLSGIFEGKTTGTPIGFQIENENQKSKDYDHISQAARPSHADFTYDQKFGIRDYRGGGKSSARETVNWVVAGSLARQILPKNVEISAYVSSVGEIFCEKPYQDLDFSKIDSNEVRCPDEETAGRMISKIKEIKKEGNTIGGTITCVIKNLPVGIGEPVFNKLQAELAKAMLNINACKGFEYGSGFCGAKMTGKEHNDLFNADFTTKTNLSGGIQGGISNGMDVYFRVAFKPVATILRPQESFDKAGNPIIIEGKGRHDPCVLPRAVPIVENLAAFVLADLFLINKLRKFSV; encoded by the coding sequence ATGTTCAACTTAGGCAATTTTCTCACGCTTTCCACCTTTGGTGAAAGTCACGGCGCTGCATATGGCGGCATTATTACTAATTTTCCGGCAGGTTTGGAAGTGGATCTAGAAAAAGTTCAGCATCAGCTAGACCGTCGCCGTCCCGGGCAAAGTGCCATCGTTACCCAGCGAAAAGAAAGCGATGAGGTAAAATTCCTTTCCGGAATTTTCGAAGGAAAAACCACCGGAACGCCAATTGGTTTCCAGATTGAGAATGAAAACCAAAAATCGAAAGATTACGACCATATTTCTCAGGCAGCGCGCCCGAGCCACGCCGACTTTACCTACGACCAGAAATTCGGAATCCGTGATTATCGCGGTGGTGGCAAATCTTCAGCACGTGAAACCGTAAATTGGGTGGTTGCCGGAAGTTTAGCGCGCCAAATTCTTCCAAAAAATGTGGAAATTTCTGCTTATGTTTCTTCAGTAGGTGAGATTTTTTGCGAAAAACCTTATCAGGATCTCGATTTTTCTAAAATAGATTCCAACGAAGTCCGCTGCCCGGATGAAGAAACGGCGGGACGAATGATTTCGAAAATCAAAGAAATAAAAAAAGAAGGCAACACCATCGGCGGAACGATCACCTGTGTCATTAAAAATTTACCGGTCGGTATTGGTGAACCGGTTTTCAATAAACTTCAGGCCGAACTGGCGAAAGCCATGCTGAACATAAACGCCTGCAAAGGTTTTGAATATGGCAGCGGATTTTGCGGCGCAAAAATGACCGGCAAAGAGCATAACGATTTATTTAACGCAGATTTTACGACCAAAACAAATCTTTCCGGCGGAATTCAGGGCGGCATTTCCAACGGAATGGATGTTTATTTTCGCGTAGCTTTTAAACCTGTCGCGACAATTCTGCGTCCGCAGGAAAGTTTCGATAAAGCGGGAAATCCTATCATCATCGAAGGAAAAGGTCGCCACGATCCGTGCGTTTTGCCACGTGCAGTACCAATTGTGGAAAATTTAGCGGCTTTTGTCCTTGCAGATTTGTTTTTAATCAATAAACTGCGTAAATTCTCTGTGTGA
- a CDS encoding LIC_10190 family membrane protein has translation MFYIFLMLVVLLPALAGIGAFSAKIFNITDAGLALTILTGIFSCTVLWMVLVFFFPLSIYVEILTIIIGFFLFFYLKNYLLFWHFFSKNAISFLMISCITIFFGSYYPFILDHFGYYVPTVKWLSEVGLVKGISNLDLILGQMSLWHIFQAGFSHFADPFLRINVLVLIIYTMYISEKKFWVHLAFFPVLYLLVQSPSPDLPVIVFSLIILNEIFTSNKNAGFLLSFAVFVFAIKPTVIWLPLFTFFYCFFIRKSSPKTLIFPAALMFLFFFKNIWTFGFPLFPAQFLDFGFSWKPNAGLLKNSAEIAVMKTFDMNFSFAQIQHFSHWEYFKNWLFLPGIKGKIHMVFVLSLIAFLVFAFLKKSRLVWFLFIAVLIKSVAVFLFSAQYRFFIEVFFVLFFVLFFEILSKKFSLMIFGTLSIFVFAFLSFPSVPKNYFPSFKLGNYMTGQSNSFLFEPAYFRWDKYKSHQIGNLHFNVVHNYIFTFETPLPAITPQSIYEDIEAGIFPQLKGKSLKEGFIWRQISAEEKQKLREILKDFQ, from the coding sequence ATGTTCTATATTTTTTTGATGCTGGTCGTGCTGCTGCCTGCCTTAGCGGGAATTGGCGCTTTTTCAGCTAAGATTTTTAACATCACCGACGCCGGTCTTGCACTTACCATATTGACTGGCATTTTTTCCTGTACCGTGTTGTGGATGGTGCTTGTATTCTTTTTTCCGCTGAGTATTTATGTTGAAATTTTAACGATTATCATCGGTTTCTTTCTTTTTTTTTATTTAAAAAATTACCTGCTGTTTTGGCATTTTTTTTCTAAAAACGCAATTTCGTTTTTGATGATTTCATGCATCACCATTTTTTTTGGTTCTTATTACCCATTTATTCTAGACCATTTTGGATATTACGTTCCCACGGTGAAATGGCTTTCGGAAGTGGGTTTGGTCAAAGGAATTTCTAATCTGGATTTAATTTTGGGCCAAATGTCGCTGTGGCACATTTTTCAGGCGGGTTTTTCACATTTTGCCGATCCTTTTTTACGGATCAATGTGCTGGTTTTAATCATTTATACCATGTACATTTCCGAAAAAAAATTCTGGGTTCATTTGGCATTTTTTCCGGTTTTATATTTACTGGTCCAATCGCCAAGCCCGGACTTGCCGGTTATTGTCTTTTCATTAATTATTTTAAATGAGATTTTTACCTCAAATAAAAATGCAGGTTTTTTACTGTCTTTCGCAGTTTTTGTTTTTGCCATAAAACCTACAGTTATTTGGTTGCCGCTCTTTACATTTTTTTACTGTTTTTTCATTCGAAAAAGTTCGCCGAAGACCCTTATTTTTCCTGCGGCATTGATGTTTTTATTTTTCTTTAAAAACATCTGGACCTTCGGTTTTCCTTTGTTTCCCGCACAGTTTTTAGATTTTGGTTTTAGCTGGAAACCCAATGCCGGCTTGCTGAAAAACTCCGCTGAAATTGCCGTGATGAAAACTTTTGATATGAACTTTTCCTTTGCGCAAATCCAGCATTTTTCACATTGGGAATATTTTAAAAATTGGCTCTTTTTGCCGGGAATAAAAGGCAAAATCCATATGGTATTTGTCCTGAGTTTAATCGCGTTTTTGGTTTTCGCTTTTCTTAAAAAGTCCAGATTAGTTTGGTTTCTTTTTATTGCAGTTTTAATTAAAAGCGTTGCCGTTTTTCTGTTTTCGGCGCAGTACCGTTTTTTTATCGAAGTATTTTTTGTGCTGTTTTTCGTGCTTTTTTTCGAAATTTTATCAAAGAAATTTTCATTAATGATTTTCGGTACGCTTTCGATTTTCGTCTTTGCTTTTCTTTCTTTTCCGTCAGTACCCAAAAATTATTTCCCGAGTTTCAAACTCGGAAATTATATGACGGGCCAAAGCAACAGTTTTCTTTTCGAACCGGCTTATTTTAGGTGGGACAAATATAAATCTCATCAAATCGGGAATCTTCACTTTAATGTTGTGCATAATTATATCTTCACTTTTGAAACGCCGCTACCTGCAATAACGCCACAAAGTATCTATGAGGATATCGAAGCTGGAATTTTTCCGCAGCTAAAAGGAAAAAGCTTGAAGGAAGGTTTCATCTGGCGGCAAATCTCCGCCGAAGAAAAACAAAAACTGCGCGAAATTTTAAAGGATTTTCAGTAA